The DNA window GACCCGATCGAGCCTTCCCTCCTCCAAGCGCAGGAGGTGGGCGCCCGCAGTTCCTACCAGGAGCCCGGCTGGTGTCAGCGCCAGGCACGTACCAGGGTCAGCTTGAAGACGCGCCAACTCGCGCCATGGGCCATCACCCTGCCAGCGCCAGACGCTCCGGCCCTCGACCAGGAGCCACCACGAGACGCCATCGCTGGCGATGGCGGTGATCTCATGTCCATTGAAATGGCTCCGCTGACGAGCTCCAAGCTCGTAGAGTCCTTCAGCGGTCCCAACCAGAAGACGTACACTCGAGGTCGTGCTCATCCCGTTCTCCCGACCGACTCCGCCATTGGGAGCGGCCTGTTCAAGCTGCGGTCTTTTCAGCGCTTGTACAAGCCCATGAGGGAGGCTTTCGCCAGCGTGTTGAAGTTGAGGTAGAAGCCTACCACCGCCGGCGAGGTGTCGGCCGTGACCGGCAATTTGTCCATGGACACGGCGTGGATGGTGAAGAGGTAGCGGTGCGGATGGTCACCCTGTGGCGGACACGGGCCGCCGTAGCCCGGCTTGCCAAAGTCGGTCCTCACCTGGAGCGCGCCCGCCGGCAGCTTGCCGCTCGCAGGGTTGCCGGCGTCGAGCGGCAGCGCGGTCACGTTGGGCGGAATGTTCACCACGACCCAGTGCCAGAAGCCGCTTCCGGTGGGCGCATCGGGATCGAAGCACGTCAGCGCGAAGCTCTTCGTTCCGTCCGGCGCGCCCTCCCACGTGAGGTGCGGTGATTTATTGCCGCCGCTGCAGCCGAAGCCGTAGTCGGCCGACAGGATGTGCGCCTGTCCCAGGTAGTCGCCGTCCTTGAAGCTGTCGCTCGTGAGCTTCATCGCCATCGCGTGTTCCTCCAGGCTCGTCTGTGTTCGGTGAGCTCAAGCGTTCACCATCGCGCTCCTCTACCCTTCCGCACGCTTCCAGCGCGGGACCCATCTGGGAACAGCTTTCGAGTACTCCTCGTACGCGGCGCCAAAGGTCTTCCTCAGGTACGGTTCTTCGAACGCGATGATGATCCCGTGGAACATCACCCAGACACCTACAGCGTAAGCCAGCAGAATCAACGACTCGAACGCGATCGCCTCACCGCCCAGGATGAGCTCGACACCGATATACATCGGGTTCCTGACGACACGGTACAACCCCCTCGATACCAGTCGCGGAGGCGGATCGAACAGGAGCGGAGTGCCCCGCCCCACGACCATAAAATCCCAGGCACACCAGAGGACCACGGCCGCGCCGAGGCAGATCGGCATAATCCCAATGAACCTGAGGCTCCCGATCCCGTAAGAGAGCAGCTGCCACCGGGACGCCAGCAGCGCGGAGGGGACGAGGACAGCGAACAATACCGGGCCGAGGACGAGCCACAGCACGGTCCTCGTCAGGATATCCAGCCAGCCCATCGTCACTTTGAGCGTGGCTTCTTCGCTCCGAAAACCCATGTCGGCCCTGGCCGCTGACACCTTCAGCCACCGGTGAAGCCGTAGAGACGGGCACAGTTGTCCCAGAGGATCTTCCGCTTGCTTTCCTCCGTCAGCGGCAGCTTGAGAAAGCGTGCAGTGGCCTCGGGATACTTCGTGTCGTAGTGGGGATAATCGGTGGAGAAAACGAAACAGTCGGGCCCGCACAGCTCCACCGCCTGTCGGGCGGGAACTTCATCGCACTCGAGCGAGACGAAACACTGGCGGTAGAAGCACTCACTGGGCTTCCGCGTCAGCGCAGGGTTTTCATACCTCCCCGGATTTTCCCAGTGCTCGTCCAGCCGCCAGAGCCAGAAGGGGAGCCAGGACCCGTTGCCCTCGAGGAACGCGACCTTGAGTCGCGGGAATCGCTCCAGGACTCCACCCAGGGTCATGGCTTCCACCGCCAGCATCTGCTCGATGCTGTGGGAGCACGCGTGCTGCAGCGCGAACTGGCCGGGCCCGAACCGATCGGCGCCGACGGTCGGCAGATGGGAGGCGACCCCCTCGTGGAAGCCGACAGGGACCCCAAGCTCCTGGATCCCCGCCCACAGCGGGTCGAAGATGGGGTCGTTCCAATAGATACCTGGGCGCAGCGGGTTAGGGCGCAGGAAGACTGCCCTGAACCCCAGCTCGCGAACCGCTCGACGCGCCTCCCGAATCGATGCCCCGATATCCTGGATCGGAAGCATGGCAGCCCCGTGCATCCGGCGCGGGTCGCCTGCCCGGCAAAAGTCCGCCAGCCAGTTGTTGTAGGCCCGGGCGATGGCCTCGGAGAAGGCCGGATCCATGTCGGGAAAGCTGTTCACGAAGAGACCGCGGGACGGATAGAGGACCGTCACATCGATGCCTTCCCGATCCATGGCCCGGAGCTGAGCCGTGGCGTCGAAGCCGCGCGCGATGTCTTCGGCAAAGCGGTCGAGACCACCCGGAAACGACACCCGCGCGACTTGCGCCGAGAGCTTGAACGCGTCTTCCCCGTCGACGGTCACCCCGACGTCCGTCGCCTTCCGGGTCGTTCCTCTGGGCGCTCGATCTTTGAAGGCGGGGTCGATATAGCGCTCCCACAGGTCAACAGGCTCCAGCACGTGCATGTCACTGTCGAAGACCTTGAACCCATCCCTGGCCATGCCCCACCTCCTGCGGCCCCAGGATATCAGGCTCGAAACCTATGCGCACCGCTCTGACAACGGCCCGCGATCACGCAGGGAAAGGGACGATCAAGGGCTCAGCGCGGGCCGGAAATTCCAGAAAAGGAAGTCGTTGCGGAGAAATTCCACTGCTTGATCGTGCGTCATACCGGGAAACAGCATCCGACGCCGCAGGCTCCGGATCTTCTGCCGATAGCGACCCTTCCCGGTTAGTTGCCGCCATAGGACCACAACGCAAGGCCCCTGTCAATGCGGCGGAGAGCAGCATCACCTTGCCCCACGCTTTGCCTGACCATGGGAAAAGTCCCTTGACCGGCTCTTCATCGCGCTGTAGTCTCGGACAATCGCAAGGGGAGGTCACCGATTCCATTGGTTTGCCTGTCAGAGAGAACCTCTTCGATTCGGGCGGCCTTCACTTCGGGGCGCAGCGGAGGAGCCTCATGATAAGGTTCACCGACGAAATGAAAGAACGGATCAACAATGCCTTCCGGGACAGGAAATTCTGTGTGTGGGCGACGGCCTCGAAAGACGGGGTTCCCAGCATCAGCTTTCGAGGCAGCACCTTCGTCTGGGACGACGAACACCTCGCGATCTGGGAGCGCTCGCGTCAGTCCGGCGCCCGGCACATGGAGGAGAACCCCCACGTCGTGATGCTCTACGCGGATCTCGCAGCTCGCGTCGGCTGGCGCTTTTACGGCCAGGCCACCGTCTTCAAAGACGGAGCGATGCGGCAGAGAATCATGGACCGCACCGTCAAAGACGAGCTGGACAGGGATCCGGATCGCAAGGGATACGGGGTGCTGGTTCGGGTGGACAAGATCCGGCGCTATAGTGGCGACGAGATCCTCCAGGAACGCTGAATCGGCGCTGCCGGGTCCTCCCACCCCAAGGCTCCCAAGCTGTATATGGCGTTTGGCTTCGCCCTGTAGCATTCGGCCGGGCGCCTGGAGGGGTTGCTGACGCGGGGAGGAACAAGAGGGCAGCCGACGGCGCGGGTTCGGCCCGGGGTGGGACCGGGCGAGGAGCGCTTTTATCGCGCTTATGCTCCGGCCTGAAGCGTGGTGCGGGACCGCTTGACAATCTGCCCTGCCCAGCCTATACATCGTCCAATACCGACCGCCTGGCCCGAGAGGCAACGAAATTGCTGGATCATGGCTCTCGTCGCGGACCCCCGCGCCGGCCGGCGTCCTGGGACCCGCCTGCGTTTCGCCTTCCGGGTCGGGGCGTATTCTGACCGCCACGAACCCGCTCAGGCCTTGTCCTATCAGAACGTCCCGGTAACTTCCAACTCTCCTCTGTCAGCCCGGACGCGGGGTCGTCGCCTGAGCGGGAGTGAGCGCCCCAAGGTTCCCGACGTGATCCTTTTGTCCATCTTC is part of the Candidatus Rokuibacteriota bacterium genome and encodes:
- a CDS encoding YbhB/YbcL family Raf kinase inhibitor-like protein is translated as MAMKLTSDSFKDGDYLGQAHILSADYGFGCSGGNKSPHLTWEGAPDGTKSFALTCFDPDAPTGSGFWHWVVVNIPPNVTALPLDAGNPASGKLPAGALQVRTDFGKPGYGGPCPPQGDHPHRYLFTIHAVSMDKLPVTADTSPAVVGFYLNFNTLAKASLMGLYKR
- a CDS encoding isoprenylcysteine carboxylmethyltransferase family protein — its product is MGFRSEEATLKVTMGWLDILTRTVLWLVLGPVLFAVLVPSALLASRWQLLSYGIGSLRFIGIMPICLGAAVVLWCAWDFMVVGRGTPLLFDPPPRLVSRGLYRVVRNPMYIGVELILGGEAIAFESLILLAYAVGVWVMFHGIIIAFEEPYLRKTFGAAYEEYSKAVPRWVPRWKRAEG
- a CDS encoding amidohydrolase, giving the protein MARDGFKVFDSDMHVLEPVDLWERYIDPAFKDRAPRGTTRKATDVGVTVDGEDAFKLSAQVARVSFPGGLDRFAEDIARGFDATAQLRAMDREGIDVTVLYPSRGLFVNSFPDMDPAFSEAIARAYNNWLADFCRAGDPRRMHGAAMLPIQDIGASIREARRAVRELGFRAVFLRPNPLRPGIYWNDPIFDPLWAGIQELGVPVGFHEGVASHLPTVGADRFGPGQFALQHACSHSIEQMLAVEAMTLGGVLERFPRLKVAFLEGNGSWLPFWLWRLDEHWENPGRYENPALTRKPSECFYRQCFVSLECDEVPARQAVELCGPDCFVFSTDYPHYDTKYPEATARFLKLPLTEESKRKILWDNCARLYGFTGG
- a CDS encoding pyridoxamine 5'-phosphate oxidase family protein, whose protein sequence is MIRFTDEMKERINNAFRDRKFCVWATASKDGVPSISFRGSTFVWDDEHLAIWERSRQSGARHMEENPHVVMLYADLAARVGWRFYGQATVFKDGAMRQRIMDRTVKDELDRDPDRKGYGVLVRVDKIRRYSGDEILQER